The DNA sequence CGGGTGGTGACGGCCCCCACCAACGGTGCGGCGGGGATCCTACCGGCGGTGTTGCACTACTACACCCGCTTCGTCCCCGGCGCCGACGACGAGGGAGTGCTGCGCTTCCTCCTCACTGCCGGAGCCATCGGCATCCTGTACAAGGAGAACGCTTCCATCTCCGGCGCCGAGGTGGGCTGCCAGGGGGAGGTGGGGGTGGCTTGCTCCATGGCCGCCGCCGGGCTGGTGGCGGCGGTGGGGGGAACCAACGAGCAGGTGGAGAACGCCGCCGAGATCGGTATGGAGCACAATCTTGGGCTGACCTGCGATCCGGTGGCGGGGCTGGTGCAGATCCCCTGCATCGAGCGCAACGCCATGGGAGCGGTGAAGGCCATCAACGCCGCCCGCATCGCCCGCCGCGGTCAGGGCGGACAAAAAGTCTCGCTGGACAAGGTGATGCGTACCATGCAGCAGACCGGCGCCGACATGAAAACCAAGTACAAAGAGACGTCCCGCGGCGGTTTGGCCATCAATGTGATCGAATGTTAGGGAGGTCGGCGGCCGTGGAGTGTCTCTGCGGTGCGGACCGAGCCTTCGGGAGCTGATAATTGACGATCCTCCGGCACGGGTTTCCCGGAACCGTGGAGTGCCGGATGGGAAATAGCAGGAGACCATGACCATGCGACTACGAGCCAGTGATCGCCTCATCGATGCCCTCAACGAGCAGATCGGCAACGAGATGTACGCTTCCATGAAGTACATCTCCATCGCCACCTACTTCGACGACGAGACCCTGCCCACTCTGGCGCGCTTCTTCTACCGCCAGTCGGAGGAGGAGCGGGAGCACGCCATGAAGTTCGTGCGCTTCATCCTCGAGCTGGGGGGCCGGGTGCGCATGCCCGCCATTCCGCAGCCGACGGCAGACTTCGAGTCGGCGGAGCACGCCGTGCAGCTGGCTCTCACCTCGGAAGAGAAGGTCACCGGGCAGATTCAGCAGCTGGCCCGCATCGCCGAGGACGAGCACAACTACCTGGCGCGGAACTTCCTCAACTGGTTCCTCGACGAGCAGCTGGAGGAGGAAGACACCATCGAGGCGTTGCTCAACACCATCCGCCGCGCCGGCCCGGAGCGTCTGCTGGACGTCGAGGCCTACCTGCAGCGGGAAGCTTCCACCATCGGCACGGGGGCTCCCGAGGGCGGCGAATAAGAACGCCGGGGGCCGCCGGCGCGGCTTTTCACCACAGGCTGTTAGCGGCGGTAGCGCTGAGTCAGCAGTTGATCCAGGTGCGCGTCGATCCAGGCGCGGGCTTGGTGATAGTGCACGTAGAGCGCCTCGCGGCGCCGGAACTCCGGCGTGTGCAGCCGTCGGCGACCTCCCACTACCGTGGCCGGTAGGTCGGCGTGGAGCATCTCGTGGTGCACCACCGACTCCACCACATAGAGCGGCACATCCACCCGGTCGAGGACCGGGTGGATGCGGATCAAGCCCTGCTCCGGCCCCGCTGGCAGCGGCCGGAAGGTACCCAGGTGGATGCTCTGGCGCCGCCGCCGCTTCCGCCGTCGGGGAGGGGAGGGAGATTTTCCCCAGCCGATGGCAACCTCCAGGCGATTTTCGAAGTATTGATGGTTGATACGGTCGCGGATCTCTCGCAGGTCGAAACATTGCCCCTCGGCGCGGAGGCTTCGTCGCCGGGGGCGTGGAGGAGCAGGGGAGTCCGCCGGGGCCTGGCGTCGATCCTCCCAATGGCCGCGGAAGTGCTCGCGGAGCACTGCCAGGGCCTGAGGTTTGCCCCGGCGTTCGCCAGCGGCGACCCGGCCCAGGGCCTCCAGCACCGGCTCCGGAGCTCCGGCGAAGCACCAATGCACCCGCACATCGAAGCCGTCCGGGGTCGGCCGGGTGGACACGATGGTGCTGCGATTGTTGGTCAGGGTGAGCTTGGCCAGGTTTCCCGGCAGCCGGCGGTGGAGCTTGTGGAAGAACTCGTCCGCCGGTTCCCCCAGGTGGCTGCGGAGAGCTGCGGGGACTCGCACGGCGGGATTCTCGGCAGCATCCGCCAGCTGTTTCTGGGGTTTACCGAATAGCCGCAGCTGATTTTCGGCGCGGGAGCGGGGGCCGGAAGCCATGGTCGGAGGCTAGCACTTCAGCCCGGCCGCCGGGAACGATAGAATAGGAAGGTTTTGGGATCTCGCAACAGACCCTGAGGGTCGATCGCCCGCCGCCGGGATCCTCCGGCGGCTTCGGCGCAGGAGTAGGATCGTGATTACCGGCAGCAAAGAAATGACGACCACGGTTCTCCAGGAGCACTTGGACGAGTTGCTCCAGCGGGCCGACGGCATGGACTTCACCGTCTCGGAGGAGACCCAGCGGGTGCCTGCCATCACCGAGGTGGTGCCCGGAGTGCGCGATCTGTTGGACTCGGCGGTGGAGGTGTTGCGGGCGATTCAGCAGCTCTACGAATCCGATGCGGTGCTGCAGAAGGTCGTGCCGGAGGACAGCGATCCCGATTCCCTCACCGATATCGGCGTGCTCATCTCCACCGAGATGGCCGCTCGGGGCATCGCGGACCTGGCCTTCGTCGCCCGTGGCGACTTGATGGCCTGCCGCCAGGAGCTCGCCAAGGCGGTGGAGCGGGAGAGCTATTGGCAGATGGCGTCCCGCTGCGACACCGGCTACCGACACCTGCGGCGCGCGCTGATCTCCGTCGAATCGGCGATCTACGAGTTCGAGGGGCGGGAGCCCCCCCGGCGCCCGTGGGTGGATCTCTCCACGTCCCTGGAGATTCGGGAGGCTTTTGGAGGGCTCCGCCGGTCGGTGCTGGTGGACGAGAACGACCCCGCCCTCGACGTCGAAGCGCGCCTGCACCGGATGGCTGAACGGCTGGTGGCGCTGCGGGGGGAGCGCTACTACCCGCTCCTGCGCTTCGACGACCGGGTCGCCGTGCGCCGCCTCTACCAGCGCATCGTCGAATGGCAGGAAGGGCGCGCCGACGAGGAGGTGACCGGCCAGCGTCTGTGGCGGGACGTGGTGGGCTTTGCCGAGCTGCTGCGCCAGATCAACCACCGCGAGGAGCTGCGGGAGCACGATATTCGAACCGTGGCGACCTTGCTGCAGAAACTGGGGCCCCGCGGCACCAGTCCGAAGCCGCTCTCGGAAAAGGCTCAGGAGGAATTGTTCAGCCTGCGGGGGCTGGACAACGAACTAGACGGCCTCCTGGAGGTGATGGAGAGCTCCCCCGACGAGTCACCGCCGGACGAGCTGCGGACGGAGCTGGAGCGCCTTCAACGCTCCATGCTCCCC is a window from the Acidobacteriota bacterium genome containing:
- a CDS encoding ferritin, which encodes MTMRLRASDRLIDALNEQIGNEMYASMKYISIATYFDDETLPTLARFFYRQSEEEREHAMKFVRFILELGGRVRMPAIPQPTADFESAEHAVQLALTSEEKVTGQIQQLARIAEDEHNYLARNFLNWFLDEQLEEEDTIEALLNTIRRAGPERLLDVEAYLQREASTIGTGAPEGGE